DNA sequence from the Poecilia reticulata strain Guanapo linkage group LG19, Guppy_female_1.0+MT, whole genome shotgun sequence genome:
TTATTTTACGTGATTAGTCCCAAACTACCTTAACGGAATTAACACCAATTATCTTACATGAAAGTGTTAATGTTATAGAATGCTATATTAGCTTTGGCTTTGTTAGCCTGTTCAAGCTAAATTGGCTGTGTTAGCTTGGTTATCTTGTCGCTAATGTGTGTAATGCTAACAAGTTAGCTACAACATTAGGCTAACTACGGGCAGCTGAAAACAATTCTAGTTTATCTGTCAAGTTTCCAACGTTGCTTTTTACAACCTGGCTTTATTTTAATGCCATACTCAAACTGGATACGTGCTAGCTTAYAGCTAAGTGTGCGTTGAAAGAGCTAGGTATTATTCTTTGTCAATCAATGTTTTGTCCGCAGCCTTAACTGAATCCTTATAGCGATTTTTTTTGGGAAGACTTCTGTGTTGATTTCTTTGTACTATGAGTTcataacaaaactaaatgttaaacTGAAAACACCAGAAGTGAAAATCGAAAATAAAATGCTATGCTATCCTATGATACAGAAACTATAGTTGGAATGTAATCTGAGTAATTTAGAATTGCTTGTTTTAGCGAAGGCACAGCTGTCATYTAccgtttgctttatttttgagtctgattttacattgtttttgatTACTGAGATGATAACCGCTTTAAATTTGCATCTAATACAAAAGAATGTTCCAATATTTGACCWATTGATCAGTGATCTACTGGTCAATCACTCAAATCAGTTTTATTCCCTTCCCTATTTATGAATTGGGTCTAAAATAAGAAGTCTGTACATCAAGTAATGATTGTATTTGAGTTTATTAAACATCAGATTAAATTATGGGTTTTATATCTTTTGTAAACATCAGGTCATTTATCGGATATAATGTTCATACAATGTTGagaaaagtataaaaatcaagatttttttcactttttaatggcGATAACAATATTGATTAGTATTAATcatcattttccagacacttttctttcttaaacATGAGTTTTACCAACTCAGAAGGGGACATTAAAGTAAGTGAGAGCTCCTTTTTCTGACTAAATGTGTTCAGCATATGGAAAGTGTGAACACAAGTTTCTTATAAAACRGTTTTAGCTACAAAGYTAAGAGTTTTTTAAGTTCTTTWaatgcatttaaaaaagaaaatgtaaatttccaTCACCCTCAACaaactaaacatgtttaaaccAAAGTCTGAATCAAACTGATAATGCCACGTTTTTGGCATTATCTACGTGACAAAGACCAACAACAAACTGTAACGAACAACAACATATGATTGTGCTGATTATCTTCAAGGACGTGTTCCTAATGATCCGGCGTCACAAGACGACAATCTTCACAGACGCCAAGGAATGCACCACCGTGTATGAGCTGAAGCGGATTGTTGAAGGAATACTTAAAAGACCTCCTGAGGACCAGCGGCTCTACAAAGTGAGTTTAAACCTCAGGAGCACACAGTTCTGAAATCATGTTTATTGGAGCGGTTTCCTGCGWGGCTTCCTGTTTGTAATGGATTtcgttttctttctgcaggatGATCAGTTGTTAGAGGACAGCAAAACTCTGGGAGACTGTGGATTCACCAACCAGACTGCCAGACCTCAAGCACCAGCTACAGTTGGTCTGGCCTTCCGTGTAAAtggtaaatattgttttatcgATGCGTTTGCCTCTAAAGCTCAGGAATATGTTTCTCTACTCTGGTTAGTATTTTTAAggctttgttttttctgagcTAGCAACTCTAAAGTCTCATCTTGTGCTCTCTTGGTTTACTGaatcacaaatatttttggataGAATAACAAGAAGTGGAATCCAAACATACTTATTTGCTACTTAATGTGCAAATAAATATgcacattaacaaaaaatacacGTGTATTTTTTGTATAGAAACCatctaaaagattttaaaacatcattttgtCCAATTTCCTCAGATAAGTTAGCAAAATAAATGGATCTCTTGAAAGTGTAAAACTAGAGCAAAAtatgatttaagaaaaaaacggtaacactttatttgaaggggtgtgcataagactgacataacaccttTCATRaacatgaaggagtctttatgaatgtttgactgttgtcctgaagtgtcattcggtaaataatgacacttttaatgtaaagttgctctaaaagttgcattaaaagtctattaaaagtgccaactttgcatgattttgtaaataatgacaatttaatacaaagttggcttttttaatagacttttaatgcaacttttagagcaactttgcattaaaagtgtcattatttactgaatRACACTTCaggacaactgtcataaacattcataaagactcctttatgttcatgacaggtgttatgtcatgtttatgacagtgtcatgtcagtcttatgcacaccccttcaaataaagtgttaccaaaaaaacataaaaatataacctagtaataaaaaaacaagcatttagaAAGTAAGTTGAATTTATTGCCTGTAAGCAGTAGATCAKatttttcaaagaaaaaagttttttacttaaatattaaagtcaaaagcataaaaagctcctctgccttctctSAccgctaactagaaacaaccaatcagagccatgaggcgggtcttagcactgtcaatcatctCTGTGCGMCTCTCAGCAGAGTGcgtcatgaatgctaaggctagttagcatggccacagaTGACGGTTGCTAAATGATTTTCMtgtaacggtaagttgtttctccaccattagcacatttgcAGCAcgtacatgaggttgattgacagttTGAAGCCTCTCCTYctggctctgattggttgtttttagacGGCAGTAGAAGCTCAGGGATGAGGtggtggaggagatcgatcttttcagATGATCCGTCTCATGACAAACATGGTGACAGTTATAACAGATACGTAAAaacattctttataaaagttgctTCAGCCTTAAGGCCCTGAAGGGTTTTCAGGCTGGTGGATGAATACTCCGGTTTTCCAGAGCTCTTTATTCACTCCCTCTGCAGTTCAAAGGTGTTTACATCCAATCAGTCAGCTTGTCATTAAAGCTGCGATGTGTAACttctacaaaaaatgttttctgcatgtttgtgaAAACTGTTACCATGTTGACAGTTtaatatgagacaaataatctgaagaAATGCGCCGCTTCTGACcaagaacaaccaatcagagccaggaggcggggcttagcgctgtcaatccaTCTCATGAATGTgttaatggtggagaaacaacttacagttgCAGGAAAATCGACATCTGTGGCTATGCTAAgtagcctgagcattcacagcagGCTCTGCTAGGTGGTACACACAGgcgtgattgacagcgctaagacccgcctcctggctctgattggttgcttctaaTTAGCACTGGAAgaatgcacacattttttttatttttctgattatttgtaTCTCAAATTcttgtcatgacatggtgacagcttcaacaaatatataaaaacatactttggTAAGTTAAAACTGTAGCTTTACAGAGAAAAAACTCCCAGAGCTCTTTATTCTCTCCCTCTGCAGTTGAAAGGTGTCAACATCCAGTCAGTCACCTTGTTGTTAAGCAGCCCAGCTAATTCCTCTTGTTGTGAGACCGATGTGTTTCCCTTCCGCTCTCTGACATGATTTAATCTCCGCTGTCACTGCGAGGCTCATGTTTCTCTGCTTCCCCTGCAGATGAGATGTTTGAGCAGCTGCACATCGAGGCCTTCTCCAGCCCCCCCGAACTCCCCGACGTGATGAAGCCTCAGGACTCCGGTAGCACTGCCAACGAGCAAGCGGTGCAGTGATGGCGGCGCCGGCAAGGACGGGAGCGGCTGTGTGTGGATTAACTGGAGTGAagaagtaatttaatttaatgaatgcGGACATTATAGGGGTAACCGAGCCTGCCCACGTTACCTTCACGCCATCACATCAGCGTCCCGCCTCCGCCCCCTCTACTCCTCCTCACTTTCGTCAAATTACTTCACAACgtctttctttttatctccAGTTTCCACGCCTTGTGCAGCCCTGCTCCTTGAATTCATCCGAAAGCACCAACCGTCACGAAATTTGGAGTGAGAATGTTGTTGGTTTGGAAAGTGTGAGTGTATGTAAGCGTGCGTCTTTGAGTTGACTATAATTATTATCACTAGCATTTTTGGGAAGGCGTAGTTGTGTGTCGCAGTGCGCTAGACGTAAAAACCGCTCGGGTAAGAATCCAGTATTTGACTCTGCATGAACAACTTCGAAGCTAAGGTTGCAGACCGGCCGCTGAGACGTTTACTTGGTCGGATACTCACTGCTATTTACTCCGCATCACCAATTTGACACATCTAGAAACGACGGTTTGTTTAATCCAGTATGTGTGAGTCGTCAGTCAGTTGTGTTTCATGCACTGAGACCAAAGGCGATGATGCGTTTGGTCAAAGCACATTTGGTCTGTGACATACGGCAAACACCGAATGAGAACTTTGttctgtaatttttattttttatatatgctTTCATCATGTCACCAACGTTATTATGGTATCTCCtaaccccacaaacacaaacaaagcttGTAACTGTAAGCTCgcttaattaaaaagtttttcctgttttgtttttttcattcctctgcctatcagatttttatttacgtCACATGATGGTTGGGTTGTTTACAGGAAGACAGTcgtttgtggggaaaaaaaggtattKGTTTTTTCCTGGCAAAACATTCGTCAAGTCAGtggaacaaaaggaaataaGTGGATGCTCAAAAAAAGTGGTTATATTTGAAAccactttttgtttcaaatataatcactttattcttttttgacagaaatcaatctttgtttcattaaatgTCATGCGTATAGTTTATTATGTACGACATAGCATTATGGCTAAACTAAGcggggaaaaataaattatgggtatcataaaattacgagaataaagtcaaaattgtacCAGAGTAGtctaaatactttaaataataGTCATAGTGTTATGAGAAGTCCTGTTACTAGAAAGTTGTGCAAGAATAaagtctgcattttatttttaaaatggttgtGGCACCAAAGTGTAATGCACCTGTAAAGCAGATACAAGCCAtacagaaagtattcacagctcTTCacgttttccacattttgctgtGCTACAACCTGTTAAATTCATACTTTCCTCATAATACCCAATTATGACAATATGGAAAGAACACAAAGCCAAGAAATCACATTWATGTAACCATTCGCAGTTATGAAGCTCAAAATTKAGATGTTTCTACAACACAAATGGAGTCCACCTGTTGTAAATTCGTTTGATTTGGACTTGAATTAAAAGTTAGCACtgatgccttgcagcaagaaggcatACAAATgtgatacaaaacatgtttattactttctttgcacaaaatcattttaaatgagatttcagtctggtcagttctgccaaTTTTGAGccgttttagggcctctgtcgctttaaatccaaataagctgctggccacgccccccctAATGTTACACTCGCACgtgaaaaatgactttaaaacagatgcgcaattatacaactgatcacctctgaaaagcagaagcaaCACGGATGCAGYAAGTGGACTCTGGATGgtaagtaaacaacaaaaacactcgTGTTTTCCAGCAGCACGCTGTACGGAACACGGCAGTAAAACCAAACGTGGCGCtactcagcttgggttgctaggtaacgggctgggcttctctggggttgctaAGCAACGACCCAGGGCCAAATTTGTGACTTTACATTCCGAGTGTTTTtgaaattgatcattttcaagtcaagttattgtcaaaaaaaaatgtttttatgaaataactcagca
Encoded proteins:
- the LOC103481364 gene encoding transcription elongation factor B polypeptide 2, which codes for MDVFLMIRRHKTTIFTDAKECTTVYELKRIVEGILKRPPEDQRLYKDDQLLEDSKTLGDCGFTNQTARPQAPATVGLAFRVNDEMFEQLHIEAFSSPPELPDVMKPQDSGSTANEQAVQ